GCGGCTTGCCTGACGGGTTAGCTGATGGCAGCGAGCCCGGCCTCGGCGACTTCCATGTCGTCAGAATAGTGACCACCGCTGACACCGATGCCGCCAACGAGTTCGTCGTTCACAAACACCGGATAGCCACCGCCAAAAACGACAAGACGATCGGTTTTCACGATGCCGTGCAGCAGTGGCGGATCGTTCTTGATGAATTCGTGCCACTCATGTGTTGCCATGCCGAAGGAGATCGCGGTGTAGGCCTTGTCCTGGGCAATATCGACGCTGAGCAGCGGGGCGCCATCCATCCGCTCATAGGCCTTGAGCGCGCCAGCATCGTCGACGACGGCAATCACCATGGGTTTACCCATCTCTTCCGCCTTGGCCTTCGCGGCCTCGATTATTTTCTGCGCTGCGTAGCTGGTGATGGTGCTTTTGGTTTTCACGAGATCCATGTGATCCTCCCACTGATTTGATAGACTTATTAGCTCAATTGATAGGTGTTTGCTGGAATTGCCGTCAATGGCGATTTCGGTTCACGTCGAGGGAAGTGGCGAGGGCGTGCCCTCTGCATGTTGTCCGGCATAGCGGAAGCACCAGATTGAGATCAAGGCGCATAGCCCGATGAGCGCGAGGCCTGCGTGTAGTGAACGTTCCCCCATCCCGGAGAAGACCGTATCACTCAGTGTTCCAACGACGACCGGTGTGATGGCATAGCCGACGATCGTGACGCAAAAGGCGAGCAGGGCGACCGCCAGAGCGCGTTCAGATGGGTCCGAATTCGCCTGAACAGACGCGAATACTGGGGCGGCCTCAAGATTGATGAAAATATTGAAGGCGCCAAGATAGGCAAAAAAGACCAATGGCGAATTTGCGCCCAGCATCAGGTAGTAGAAGGGAATAGATGCGGCGACGAAGATGGCGGGCAGCCAGCTCATCCATTTCAGGTCGCGTTTTGCCATGAGGTCGCAGAGGATTCCGCCGACAAACAAGGAGGGCATGGCGCAGAAGAGAAGCACGCCTGCTGCATACGCGCCGATTTCTGTTTTTGGCATGCCGAAGTTTCGCTCGATCAAGGGGTAGAGCCAGACGAGCAGTGCCTGCACGGTGACAAGTGCAAATGTGTGCCCCGCGACCGTTCCGACATAGACCTTGTTGCGGAGCAGCGAACGGATCGTGTCTCCCAGCGGCGCCTGGCCGGAGCGGCGGGCGTCG
This is a stretch of genomic DNA from Hyphomonas adhaerens MHS-3. It encodes these proteins:
- a CDS encoding spinster family MFS transporter, with protein sequence MSVVSEASRPLTGHYRYYVLFILMMGQTLSVVDRGLISVVMTNIQNDFQLNDTQLGLLGGTAFALFYAAFGIPIARLADRTIRKNIFAAAVTVWSLATAACGAAGGFVSLFLARVGVGIGEAGGTPSSHSLLSDYFTKVELGRAIGFLSMGGALGVLGGHLIGTALVEAYGWRMVFYITGVPGVLLGLLTYMTVREPARGRFLDADARRSGQAPLGDTIRSLLRNKVYVGTVAGHTFALVTVQALLVWLYPLIERNFGMPKTEIGAYAAGVLLFCAMPSLFVGGILCDLMAKRDLKWMSWLPAIFVAASIPFYYLMLGANSPLVFFAYLGAFNIFINLEAAPVFASVQANSDPSERALAVALLAFCVTIVGYAITPVVVGTLSDTVFSGMGERSLHAGLALIGLCALISIWCFRYAGQHAEGTPSPLPST
- a CDS encoding GlcG/HbpS family heme-binding protein, translated to MDLVKTKSTITSYAAQKIIEAAKAKAEEMGKPMVIAVVDDAGALKAYERMDGAPLLSVDIAQDKAYTAISFGMATHEWHEFIKNDPPLLHGIVKTDRLVVFGGGYPVFVNDELVGGIGVSGGHYSDDMEVAEAGLAAIS